In one Chelmon rostratus isolate fCheRos1 chromosome 7, fCheRos1.pri, whole genome shotgun sequence genomic region, the following are encoded:
- the LOC121609521 gene encoding protein Smaug homolog 2, whose protein sequence is MMFRDQVGILTDWFKGWNECEQTVALLSLLKRVSRTQARFLHICLEHWLADCTEIHILEAEANNAAIVSQWHQEPKEKVVSLLLSHLPLLQPRNSEAKCEYMKLLQKVLSHTIESSLFVEESRQLLSYALIHPATTLDDRTALAMWLNHLEEHLSSGYAPRAPSSPYHPRQGSDEWPSSAEALDPGHAWHDKSPSSTTSPAGQNGHMPFPGGMSSPINSNNTGLGGQMQPSPLKKSMSVIPSSPQACGSEWISQDDAGGRQNFISTDHAPLSPQSSVASSGSEQTEDQGSSRNTFQEDGSGMKDVPAWLKSLRLHKYASLFSQMTYEEMMILTEQHLESQNVTKGARHKIALSIQKLRERQSVLKSLEKDILEGGNLRNALQELQQIIITPIKAYSPPSAAQTALDTASAPDTANPPSEATKTGVDKEPASEGFQSHNPPPCDGDSPATPISDGDIAGQFTRVMGKVCTQLLVSRPDEENISCYLQLIEKCLTHEAFSETHKKRLVSWKQQVLKLLRLFPRKAMLDMPVYRQKGWTYGSNSLPTAGSVSGGVARRGQRQFQMTPRGLQTGRMGLLSPSGIGGASPRHTLTSPALAGQGRQNLWFANPGGSNSMPSQSRSSVQRTHSLPVHTSPQTMLMFQQQECQVPGADLEINPTLESLCLSMTEHALGDGTDRTSTI, encoded by the exons CAATTGTCAGCCAGTGGCATCAGGAGCCAAAAGAGAAGGTTGTGTCCTTGCTGCTGTCccatctgcctctgctgcagccacgCAACAGCGAGGCCAAATGTGAGTACATGAAGCTGCTTCAGAAGGTGTTGAGTCACACTATTGAAAGTAGCCTGTTTGTGGAAGAAAGCAGACAGCTGCTGTCCTACGCCCTCATCCACCCTGCCACCACACTGGATGACCGCACCGCTCTGGCCATGTGGCTAAACCACCTAGAGGAGCACCTATCTAGTGGCTATGCACCCCGGGCCCCATCTAGCCCCTACCACCCACGCCAGGGCTCAGATGAATGGCCCAGCTCTGCTGAGGCTCTGGACCCTGGCCACGCATGGCACGACAAGTCCCCTTCATCCACCACATCTCCGGCAGGCCAGAATGGACACATGCCATTCCCAGGCGGGATGTCTTCTCCCATTAACAGCAATAACACAG GTTTGGGTGGCCAGATGCAGCCCAGCCCTTTGAAGAAGTCCATGTCGGTTATTCCTTCCAGTCCCCAGGCTTGTGGCTCTGAGTGGATTAGCCAGGATGATGCAGGGGGCCGGCAGAACTTCATTTCAACGGACCATGCACCCCTTTCCCCCCAGAGCAGCGTAGCCTCCTCTGGCAGTGAGCAGACAGAAGACCAGGGCTCTAGTCGCAACACGTTCCAGGAGGATGGCAGTGGCATGAAAG aTGTTCCCGCATGGTTGAAGAGTCTCCGCCTTCATAAATATGCATCACTTTTCTCCCAGATGACCTATGAAGAGATGATGATTCTCACAGAGCAGCACCTGGAGTCACAG AACGTCACCAAAGGAGCACGGCATAAGATCGCCTTGAGTATCcagaaactgagagagaggcagagtgtgcTCAAGTCTTTAGAAAAG GATATTTTGGAAGGAGGAAACCTGCGTAACGCCCTCCAAGAGCTGCAACAGATCATCATCACACCCATCAAGGCTTACAGCCCACCCAGTGCAGCGCAGACTGCCCTGGACACAGCCTCCGCCCCGGACACAGCCAACCCCCCTTCAGAAGCCACAAAAACAGGAGTAGACAAAGAGCCGGCCTCAGAGGGCTTCCAGTCCCACAACCCACCTCCCTGTGATGGGGACTCCCCAGCCACACCTATCTCAGACGGCGACATTGCTGGACAGTTCACCCGTGTTATGGGTAAAG tgtgcaCCCAGCTGCTGGTGTCAAGGCCAGATGAAGAGAATATCAGCTGTTACCTTCAGCTTATTGAGAAGTGTCTGACACATGAG GCTTTCTCAGAAACTCACAAGAAAAGGCTGGTCTCCTGGAAGCAGCAGGTCCTCAAACTGCTCCGCCTGTTCCCTCGGAAAGCTATGCTGGACATGCCTGTGTACCGACAGAAAGG ctggACCTATGGGTCCAACTCCCTCCCCACAGCAGGCTCTGTGAGTGGAGGTGTAGCGCGGCGGGGCCAAAGGCAGTTCCAGATGACCCCTCGTGGACTCCAGACTGGGCGCATGGGTCTTCTGAGTCCCAGCGGGATCGGGGGAGCATCTCCACGCCACACACTCACTAGTCCTGCGCTGGCAGGCCAGGGTAGACAA AACCTGTGGTTTGCCAACCCCGGGGGCAGTAACAGCATGCCAAGTCAGAGTCGCAGCTCTGTGCAGCGAACCCACTCGCTCCCTGTCCACACTTCCCCACAAACCATGCTCATGTTCCAGCAGCAAG AATGCCAAGTTCCAGGCGCTGACCTGGAGATCAACCCCACGCTGGAGTCACTGTGCCTCAGTATGACAGAGCATGCCTTAGGGG ATGGAACAGACCGGACATCAACAAtatga